From the genome of Eublepharis macularius isolate TG4126 chromosome 12, MPM_Emac_v1.0, whole genome shotgun sequence, one region includes:
- the PDAP1 gene encoding 28 kDa heat- and acid-stable phosphoprotein: MVVSGSGSALGWCGSEAGGVRGDSLAGGSAAAVLVFVMPKGRKGGHKGRARQYTSPEEIDAQLQAEKQKAKEEEEAAEQEEGGDGASAEPKKDKKSLDSDDSEEEEDEDYQPKHKGVEGMIDIENPNRVAQTAKKVTQIDLEGPRELSRREREEIEKQKAKERYMKMHLAGKTEQAKADLARLAIIRKQREEAAKKKEEERKAKDEASTAGKRLQSLSLNK; the protein is encoded by the exons ATGGTCGTTTCCGGTTCCGGGTCGGCCCTCGGCTGGTGTGGAAGCGAGGCAGGTGGTGTGAGGGGAGATTCGCTGGCCGGTGGGAGCGCTGCCGCTGTGCTCGTCTTCGTTATGCCCAAAG GGAGAAAAGGAGGCCACAAGGGCCGCGCAAGGCAGTACACGAGCCCTGAGGAGATCGACGCCCAGCTCCAAGCAGAAAAACAGAAGGCCAAG gaggaggaggaggcagcagagcaGGAGGAGGGAGGTGACGGGGCATCAGCAGAGCCCAAAAAGGACAAGAAATCACTAGATTCTGATGacagcgaggaggaggaggatgaagattACCAG CCAAAGCACAAAGGAGTGGAAGGCATGATAGACATTGAGAATCCCAATCGTGTTGCACAGACTGCCAAAAAAGTCACTCAGATAGACCTGGAGGGCCCCAGGGAATTATCACGGAGAGAACG AGAAGAAATTGAAAAACAGAAAGCGAAAGAACGATACATGAAAATGCACCTCGCCGGAAAGACAGAACAGGCCAAGGCAGATCTCGCTCGGCTAGCAATCATCCGGAAACAGAGGGAAGAAGCAGccaaaaaaaaggaggaggaaagaaaag CTAAAGATGAAGCCTCTACAGCAGGCAAACGATTGCAGTCGCTGTCCCTCAACAAGTAA
- the BUD31 gene encoding protein BUD31 homolog, giving the protein MPKVKRSRKPPPDGWELIEPTLDELDQKMREAETEPHEGKRKVESLWPIFRIHHQKTRYIFDLFYKRKAISRELYEYCIREGYADKNLIAKWKKQGYENLCCLRCIQTRDTNFGTNCICRVPKSKLEVGRIIECTHCGCRGCSG; this is encoded by the exons ATGCCCAAGGTGAAAAGGAGCAGAAAACCTCCTCCAGATGGATGGGAGTTGATTGAACCAACCTTAGATGAGCTGGATCAGAAAATGAGAGAAG CTGAGACTGAACCACATGAAGGGAAGAGGAAAGTGGAATCCTTGTGGCCCATTTTCAGAATTCATCACCAGAAAACACGTTACATTTTTGATCTCTTTTATAAGAGAAAAGCCATCAGTAGAG AATTATATGAGTACTGCATCAGAGAAGGATATGCTGACAAAAACCTGATTGCGAAGTGGAAGAAGCAGGGCTACGAAAACCTCTGTTGCTTGCGCTGCATCCAGACACGGGACACCAACTTTGGCACTAACTGCATCTGTCGGGTTCCAAAAAGCAAGCTGGAAGTG GGCAGAATCATTGAGTGCACTCACTGTGGATGCAGAGGCTGCTCCGGATGA
- the PTCD1 gene encoding pentatricopeptide repeat-containing protein 1, mitochondrial gives MALQLISRYLPAGLYALKGSFCPSGCPACWLWSLPQKQVAWPQNPRHWLSLLGSRPFSLSQAVGSGRDVEDGRPVYTSETVKEEEEDDEEGFGTLSGKFSSRRLYHKSTPEFQNVRLQTQVVEEEEEPKLRRSRRNTPYWYFLRCKALIKEDKLAEALDLFEVQMLKEERLQPEERNYTLLIGGCGRVGYVKKAFRLYNDMKKRGLIPTDATYTALFNACAESPWKGSGLQSALKLRQDLQNGNLELNVISYRALLKVCAFSSDLRMCFDVFKEIIQKGHTLTAETFNFLLMGCIKDTENGFRYALQVWQQMAQLNIRPDSYTYNLMLAAARGCGLGDPLLASELLLRAPEESPAVPRLRSGRQKVKVKVKGQRGKESDGRAGLPLDVEVLERSMFPENSRKPAAPFLSHENSSSGKNCVAEERTDVSASLDSRASENLLVPTKNQLDANSTAVDTGFSTATGCSPNLLDLQTPKSSLVSFGTVATPSDRLALMGNLEGFLKKMKDDDVAANIKTFTLLAEVVEPNSPSESSLLRVMEEHKVKPDITFFNTLIRKKSKQADLDGAKSLLPVLVKKGLSPNLHTFCNLAIACYKQKDGLQLLSDMKRSGVNPNIHIYGALINAAVKKLDYTYLIEILKDMRNTQTAPNEFVLQGLEFAAQYPPDFDRYKKKDRYLEKIDGFRAYYFRWLKWMAAEEQPHPWAKYRTAKQSQNTASAGDE, from the exons ATGGCATTACAGCTGATATCCCGTTACCTCCCAGCAGGACTTTACGCCCTGAAAGGTTCTTTCTGTCCTTCAGGGTGTCCTGCTTGCTGGTTGTGGTCACTTCCACAGAAACAGGTGGCATGGCCTCAAAACCCACGACACTGGCTCAGCCTTCTGGGCTCGAGGCCGTTCAGCTTATCCCAAGCAGTTGGCAGTGGCCGAGACGTGGAAGACGGCCGCCCTGTCTACACCTCTGAAACAgtcaaggaagaggaggaggacgaCGAGGAAGGCTTTGGGACGTTGTCTGGAAAGTTTTCTTCCCGACGCTTGTATCATAAATCAACACCTGAGTTTCAAAACGTACGGCTCCAAAcacaggtggtggaggaggaggaggagccaaaaCTAAGACGAAGTCGTCGAAACACTCCCTATTGGTATTTCTTACGCTGCAAAGCATTGATCAAAGAAGATAAG TTGGCCGAGGCTCTGGACCTCTTTGAAGTGCAGATGCTGAAGGAAGAGCGCCTCCAGCCTGAGGAGAGGAACTACACGTTGCTGATCGGAGGCTGCGGCCGGGTGGGCTACGTGAAGAAGGCATTCCGGCTCTACAATGAC ATGAAAAAGCGAGGGCTGATCCCCACGGATGCCACTTACACGGCCCTCTTCAACGCCTGTGCAGAGTCGCCCTGGAAAGGTTCAGGCCTGCAGAGCGCCCTCAAGTTGCGGCAGGATCTGCAGAACGGCAACCTGGAACTGAATGTGATCAGCTATCGCGCTCTGCTGAAAGTCTGTGCCTTCAGCTCAGATCTCCGGATGTGCTTCGATGTCTTTAAG GAAATTATCCAGAAAGGCCACACCCTCACCGCTGAGACTTTCAACTTCTTGCTCATGGGGTGCATAAAAGACACAGAGAACGGTTTCCGATACGCCTTGCAG GTGTGGCAGCAGATGGCTCAACTCAACATCAGACCTGACAGTTACACCTATAACTTGATGCTCGCTGCTGCCAGAGGCTGTGGCCTCGGTGACCCGCTCCTGGCTTCAGAGTTGTTACTGAGAGCGCCAGAGGAGAGCCCAGCTGTGCCGAGGCTGAGGTCTGGTAGACAGAAGGTGAAGGTGAAGGTGAAGGGTCAGAGGGGGAAGGAATCGGACGGTAGAGCTGGACTGCCGTTGGATGTAGAAGTCCTGGAAAGAAGTATGTTTCCAGAGAATTCCAGAAAACCAGCCGCGCCTTTCCTCAGCCACGAAAACAGCAGCTCAGGCAAGAATTGTGTAGCAGAAGAGCGCACTGACGTTTCTGCTTCTCTGGATTCCAGGGCATCTGAGAACTTGCTGGTGCCGACTAAAAACCAACTAGATGCAAATTCCACAGCAGTAGATACGGGTTTCTCCACGGCCACTGGCTGTTCTCCCAACTTGCTGGACTTGCAGACCCCGAAGAGCAGTCTGGTTTCCTTTGGGACAGTGGCAACCCCCTCCGACAGGCTGGCTCTGATGGGGAACCTGGAGGGCTTcttaaagaaaatgaaggatgACGATGTGGCAGCTAATATTAAAACGTTCACACTGCTGGCCGAGGTAGTGGAACCAAACAGCCCCTCTGAATCTTCCTTATTGAGAGTGATGGAAGAACACAAGGTGAAACCGGATATCACCTTTTTTAATACCTTAATAAGGAAGAAGAGCAAACAAGCGGATCTGGATGGAGCAAAG AGCCTGCTTCCCGTACTGGTAAAGAAAGGACTATCTCCGAACCTGCACACCTTTTGCAACTTGGCAATTGCCTGCTACAAACAAAAGGATGGGCTACAGTTACTCTCAGACATGAAG CGATCCGGGGTAAATCCCAACATCCACATCTATGGAGCCCTTATCAATGCTGCTGTGAAGAAGCTAGACTACACATACCTCATAGAAATCCTGAAAGACATGAGGAACACGCAGACGGCCCCCAACGAATTTGTCTTGCAGGGACTGGAATTTGCAGCTCAGTATCCTCCCGACTTTGACAGA TACAAGAAAAAAGACAGGTATCTGGAAAAAATTGACGGCTTTCGAGCATACTACTTCCGCTGGCTGAAGTGGATGGCAGCAGAGGAACAGCCACACCCATGGGCAAAATACAGAACAGCTAAGCAGTCCCAAAACACAGCTAGTGCAGGAGATGAGTAA
- the CPSF4 gene encoding cleavage and polyadenylation specificity factor subunit 4, producing the protein MQELIANVDHIKFELEIAVEQQLGAQPLPFPGMDKSGAAVCEFFLKSACGKGGMCPFRHISGEKTVVCKHWLRGLCKKGDQCEFLHEYDMTKMPECYFYSKFGECSNKECPFLHIDPESKIKDCPWYDRGFCKHGPLCRHRHTRRVICVNYLVGFCPEGPACKFMHPRFELPMGTTEQPPLPQPTQPQQKQNNNPPLQRSSSLIQLTSQNSSPNQQRTPQVIGVMQSQNNSIGNRGPRPLEQVTCYKCGEKGHYANRCTKGHLAFLSGQ; encoded by the exons ATGCAGGAGCTCATCGCCAACGTGGACCACATCAAGTTCGAGCTGGAGATCGCGGTGGAGCAGCAGCTCGGGGCGCAGCCGCTGCCCTTCCCGGGCATGGACA AATCCGGGGCTGCTgtctgtgaattttttttaaagtctgcctGTGGAAAAG GAGGAATGTGTCCCTTCCGGCACATCAGTGGTGAAAAGACAGTGGTTTGCAAGCACTGGCTACGGGGGCTGTGCAAGAAGGGTGACCAGTGTGAATTCTTGCACGAATATGACATGACCAAGATGCCAGAGTGCTACTTCTATTCAAAATTCG GGGAATGCAGCAACAAAGAATGCCCATTCTTGCATATTGACCCTGAGTCCAAGATCAAAGACTGTCCTTGGTATGATCGAGGCTTTTGTAAGCATG GCCCCCTCTGCCGGCACAGGCACACTCGGCGTGTTATTTGTGTGAATTATCTGGTGGGGTTCTGTCCAGAGGGGCCTGCTTGCAAATTCATGCA cccTAGATTTGAACTCCCCATGGGAACCACAGAGCAGCCCCCACTGCCTCAGCCAACACAACCACAGCAGAAG CAAAACAACAACCCGCCACTGCAGAGGTCGTCATCCCTGATCCAGCTAACGAGTCAGAACTCTTCTCCCAACCAACAAAGGACCCCACAAGTCATTGGAGTGATGCAGTCTCAAAACAACAGTATCGGCAACAGAGGTCCCAGGCCACTGGAGCAGGTCACGTGTTACAAG TGTGGTGAAAAGGGACACTATGCCAATCGATGCACAAAGGGACATTTGGCCTTTCTTAGTGGACAGTGA
- the ATP5MF gene encoding ATP synthase subunit f, mitochondrial yields the protein MADRPVPVKDMPLLDVKLGQLPSWLATRNYSPTGVISGCRSGYNRFYNKYINVKKCGIGGIAMMLTGYVVISYIWSYDHIKHDRWRKYH from the exons ATGGCGGACAGGCCCG TCCCCGTTAAAGACATGCCGCTTCTGGACGTGAAATTGGGTCAGCTCCCGTCATGGTTGGCGACGCGGAATTACAGCCCTACTGGGGTCATTAGCGGTTGCCGGAGCG GTTACAACCGATTTTATAACAAGTACATTAATGTGAAGAAATGCGGCATTGGGGGTATTGCTATGATGCTGACTGGTTATGTGGTAATCAGCTATATCTGGAGCTACGACCATATTA AGCATGACCGTTGGAGGAAATATCACTGA